TACTTGAACAAAATGGTGGTAATCATATTCACATCATTCCAAAAATCGAAAACCAAGAAGGTGTCGATAATATCGATGAAATTATTCAAGTATCAGACGGTCTCATGGTTGCTCGAGGTGATCTTGGTGTTGAAATTCCTGCTGAGGAAGTACCAATTGTTCAAAAGAATTTAATCCATAAATGTAACAGAGCAGGAAAACCTGTTATTACAGCTACTCAAATGTTAGATTCGATGCAACGTAATCCACGTCCAACACGTGCTGAAGCGAGTGACGTTGCTAATGCCATTCTTGATGGTACTGATGCCATCATGCTATCAGGTGAAACAGCTGCTGGCCTTTATCCTGTTGAATCTGTGAAAACAATGGATAAAATAGCAAACAGAATAGAAAAAACCTTAGATCATAAACGAATTGTAAATGAGCGTAGTAAAGAAAAAGGATCTAACATGACTGAAGCAATTAGCCAAGCTGTTGTTCACACATCTTTGAATCTTCAAGTATCTGCTATTTTAGCACCGACTGAAAGTGGTAATACGGCTAAGATGATTGCAAAATATCGACCAGGTGTACCAATTATTGCAATGACATCTTCAGATGAAGTTTGTCGAAACCTTGCACTTGTGTGGGGCGTCATTCCTATTGTAGCTCCTCAAGTAACTTCAACGGATGAAGTATTAGAACAAGTTGTCCAACAAAGTTTAGATAAGGGTTATGTAAAACATGGCAATTTAGTAGTGATTACTGCTGGTGTGCCAGTAGGTCAGGCAGGTACAACTAACTTGATGAAACTACATGTAATTGGAGATATGCTTACAAAAGGACAAGGCATTGGAAAATCTACTGCAATTGGTAAAGCATTAGTTGTGCGTAATGCAGCTGAAGCATTAGCAGAAGATACAAAAGATCGTATTATTGTGACAATTGGTTCAGATCGCGAAATGATGCCTGCAATTTCGAATTGTGCTGGTTTGATAACAGAAGAAGGCGGATTAACAAGCCATGCTGCTGTGGTAGGTTTAAGTTTAGGCATCCCTGTTATAGTTGGAGTTAAAGATGCAACTAAACTAATAAAAAATAACCAAGAAGTTTCAATGGATGCCGTTTCAGGTGTTATCTACTATGGTGCTTCCAGAATTCTATAGTACAAAAAACCGCATTCATATAGATTTTAAATCTATAGAACTCTAAAAAAGAGGTGAAGACAATGCGGAAATTTTTAATGTTCTTAATTTTAGTTCCGATTATTGAAATATGTGTTGTTTTATTATCTGGTAAATTAATTGGCGCTTTTCCAACTCTATTATTAATAGTTGTAACAGGGATGCTTGGTGTATATCTAGCTAAAACAAAAGGTATAAAAGCTTTCCAACAACTAAAGATAGCAATTGAAAGAGGGCAAGCACCAGGAGATGCGATTATTGATGGAGTTTTAACATTTGTTGGTTCCGTCTTACTCGTTCTACCTGGGTTTATCTCAGATATTCTTGGTATTTTATTGGTAATGCCAGCAACAAGAAAGTTATTTAAACCAATGATTTATTATTGGTTGCGTAAAAAAATGAAAAAAGGTCAAATTATTTTGATGCAAAAATAGGGTGACGTTTTAATTTAACTGCGATTAATAATATGAATGGGCTAATAATTATACCTGCAACCCCAAATAGTAGTAAGCTGATTGCACTTAAGATGAAGGCGTGTACCGAGCGAATCTGCATGGTAGACGCCCACATCATAGATTCGGCGAATTGCCTTGTAAGCTGTATCACTACATATAAAATTAGTAATTGGATGCCCAATGCTACTTTTCCTATCGTTATGAAAATAATACTAATAGGAATTAAGAAAATGCCAATTCCTAAAAATGGCAAGAAATCGCAAATTGAAATCAGTAGTGCTTTTCCAACTGGTTGTGAAAATCCTAGTATAAAAAAGCCAATTGATAATAACGCTAAAGTGATCATTAATAGACGAACTTCAACAGAGATAAAATAACTAAATATTGTAGTCGCCTCTTCAAAAATACTTTGAAAAGACTTTCGAAAACGAGCAGGAATATAGGTGAAAAACCAATATTTATTCCTGCTCGTTTCGTATAATGCGAAGTAAAAAGCAACGATAAAAATAGTAACCTCAACAAGATTTTGCATGATATCCTGTATAGATTGAAAAATTTTGCTCAACATTATATCGAATAGATTAAATAATTGTTCTCTAATTTGAGTAACGATCGCCGAAGGGATATGAATGAATGATGAGGCTTCTGATAAATTTTCTTTTAAAACAGGTAATGTATCAATAAGTACTGAAGCGAGGAATAGTAATCCTACTGCTAAGCCTACAACTATAAGTATTTCAGTTAGAAGTGCAGAAAGAAATGAAGGTAATTTTACTCGTTTATGGAATAATTGAAGTAAAGGAGACAGAAAATAAGCAAGAACGATTGCTAAAGTTACTGGAAGAATGAGCCATGCGAAAAGAACTAAAAAGAGTATGAAACTCCATAATTTTATATTATTTATGATGTTTTTGTCTGAAATTTTAAAAATGTGGTCACCAGCTTCCTTATTTACCAATTTATGTTTTCTTAATAGTTTTAATATTTTCTATAAAATGCTTATATTTTCTCCATAAAAGCGTTTTTTCATGATTTGAGGGTTTTTCATTCACAAAGACGTCATAATTTATTATAATATCAATGTAAGCGATTTACTTATAGGTTCATATTGATTTTTTAAGTGTCGAAATTTGATTTTTTACACTACTTTAATACCTAAAAAGGAGCGAGAAATAATGGCAACAACTAAAGGTTTAGAAGGCGTTGTAGCAGCTGAAACTAAGATTAGCTCAATCATTGATGATACTCTTACATATGTAGGCTACAACATTGATGATTTAGCAGAAAACGCATCTTTTGAAGAGGTAGTTTACTTACTATGGCACACACGTTTACCGAAAGCGGACGAATTAGCTGAACTTAAACAACAACTAGCAGATAATATGGCAGTGCCACAAGCAGTATTAGATCACTTCAAAACTTACGATCTTAAATCAGTTCACCCAATGGCAGCTCTACGTACTGTAGTATCTTTATTAGCTTTATATGATGAAGACGCAGAAGATATGTCAGATGAAGCGAACTACCGTAAAGCTATCAAATTACAAGCTCGTATGGCAACTGTAGTTACAGCATTTGGTCGTATGCGTGCTGGTAAAGAACCAGTTGCACCTAAAAAAGATTTATCTTATGCAGCTAACTTCTTGTACATGTTAACTGGTAAAGAACCAGAACCAATTGAAGAAGAAGCTTTCAACAAAGCTTTAGTTCTTCATGCAGACCATGAATTGAATGCATCTACATTTACTGCTCGTGTATGTGTAGCAACATTATCTGATATGTATTCAGGTGTTACTGCTGCAATTGGTGCTCTTAAAGGACCTCTTCACGGTGGCGCAAACGAACAAGTTATGAAAATGTTATCTGAAATTGGTTCTATCGATAACGTAGAATCATACATCCAAAACAAATTGGATAACAAACAAAAAATCATGGGATTCGGACACCGTGTATACCGTAAAGGTGACCCACGTGCAAAACATTTACGTTTAATGTCTGAAAAATTGACTAAACTAAAAGGTAAACCTGAACTTTACGAAATGTCAGTTAAAATCCATGACATGATTCAAGAACAAAAACATTTACCAGCAAACGTAGACTTCTTCTCAGCATCAGTTTACGATTCACTAGGTATTGATCATGATTTATTCACTCCAGTATTCGCTGTTTCACGTGTATCTGGTTGGGTAGCTCATATCCTAGAACAATATGCTAATAACCGCTTAATTCGCCCACGTGCAGAATATGTTGGACCTGGTATGCAAAAATATGTACCAGTTGAAGAAAGATAATTGTTATAATGGTATTATCGTAGGGCGGCGCTTATTTAGCTCCTGCCCTACGTGTATGAATATAGGAGGCAAGGAACAAATGTCTAACGAGAAAATCGTAGTAGAAAACGGTGTACTTAATGTACCAAACAACCCAGTTATTCCATTCATCGAAGGTGACGGAATCGGCCCTGATATCTGGGCAGCTGCTTCACGTGTAATCGATGCAGCAGTAGAGAAAGCTTATAATGGCGAAAAGAAAATTCAATGGCTTGAAGTTTTGGCTGGTCAAAAAGCATTCGACAAAACTGGCGAATGGTTACCACAAGAAACTCTAGATAAAATCAATGAATATTTAATCGCTATTAAAGGCCCTCTTACAACACCAATCGGTGGAGGTATTCGTTCACTAAACGTAGCATTACGTCAACAACTTGACTTATATGTTTGCTTACGTCCAGTGCGTCACTTTGAAGGTGTTCCTTCTCCAGTTAAACGCCCAGATGATATTGATATGGTAATCTTCCGTGAAAACACTGAAGATATCTATGCTGGTATCGAATACAAAGAAGGTTCAGACGAAGTTAAAAAAGTTCTTAACTTCTTACAAAACGAAATGGGTGTAAACAAAATTCGTTTCCCAGAAACTTCTGGTATCGGTATTAAACCAGTATCAAAAGAAGGTACAGAACGTCTTGTACGTGCTGCTATCAACTATGCAATCAAAGAAGGCCGTAAATCAGTTACTTTAGTTCATAAAGGTAACATTATGAAATTCACTGAAGGTGCATTCAAAGCTTGGGGTTATGCTGTAGCTGAAAATGAATTCGCTGATAAAACTTTCACTTGGAACCAATACGATGCTATTAAAGCTGAACAAGGTCAAGAAGCTGCTGATAAAGCTCAAGCTGAAGCTTTAGCTGCTGGCAAAATCTTAGTAAAAGATTCTATCGCAGATATCTTCTTACAACAAATCTTAACTCGTCCTAAAGAGTTCGATGTTGTTGCAACAATGAACTTAAACGGTGACTATATCTCTGATGCACTTGCTGCACAAGTTGGTGGTATCGGTATTGCTCCAGGTGCTAACATTAACTATGTAACTGGACATGCAATTTTCGAAGCTACTCACGGTACAGCTCCAAAATATACTGGTTTAGATAAAGTAAACCCATCTTCAGTACTTCTTTCAGGCGTACTTATGCTTGAACACTTAGGATGGAAGGAAGCTGCTGACATGATCACTGCTTCAGTTGAAAAAACAATTGCTTCTAAAGTTGTAACTTACGACTTTGCTCGTCTAATGGATGGCGCTACAGAAGTTAAATGTTCTGAATTCGCTAATGAATTAATCAAAAATCTTTAATTCACATATGTGTAACATATGAGGGAAAAGGGTTCATCCCTTTTCCCTTTTTTATATTATTAAGGGAGGTTTTTTATAATGGTTTCTAATCGTAAAAAAATCTCAGTAATCGGCGCTGGCTTCACTGGTGCTACTTCTGCATTCTTAATAGCACAAAAAGAACTTGGAGATGTTGTTTTAGTTGATATTCCACAAGCTGAAAAACCAACAATAGGGAAAGCTTTAGACATGGCTGAAGCTGCTCCAGTTCAAGGCTTTGACTGTCATATCATTGGCACTTCAAATTACGAAGACACGAAAGATTCAGATGTTATTATTATCACTGCAGGTGTTGCCAGAAAACCTGGTATGAGCCGTGACGACTTAGTTCAAATCAATCAAAATATTATGAAAACGGTAACAGGAGAAGTGGTTAAATATTCTCCGAACGCAACGATTATTGTATTAACGAACCCAGTGGATGCAATGACTTATACAGTCTATAAAGAATCAGAATTTCCTAAAAACCGAGTTATAGGTCAATCAGGTGTTCTTGATACTGCTCGTTTCCGTACTTTCGTAGCAGAGGAATTAAACATTTCTGTTAAAGATGTAACTGGTTTTGTACTTGGTGGTCATGGTGATACGATGGTACCACTTACTCGATACTCTTATGCAGGCGGTATCCCACTAGAAACTTTAATTTCTAAAAAGCGATTAGATGAAATCGTAGCACGTACTCGTACAGGTGGTGGCGAAATCGTTAACTTACTTGGTAATGGTTCTGCTTACTACGCTCCAGCAGCTTCTCTTGTAGAGATGGCTGAAGCAATCCTTAAAGATCAACGTCGTGTATTACCTTCAATTGCATACCTAGAAGGAGAATATGGTTACAATAGTATATACCTAGGTGTACCAACTATATTAGGTGGTAACGGTATTGAACAAATTATCGAATTAGATTTGACTGCTGAAGAAAAAGCTGCTTTAGATCAATCTGCTGAGGCAGTTAAAAACGTTATGAGCCTTCTTGCTTAATAATTTTATTTCCAAAAATCGGGTAGGCATTTGCCTATCCGATTTTTTATAGAAAATTCAGTTTTAAAAGATAAAGAAACTTATTAAGTAAACTAAAAGGATCACTCTAATCAATTTCATCATGCAAAAACGAATAAAAACTAGAGAATAGATTTTGGGAATGGATTAGGATCAACTGAAAATAATACTTTTCGCTTTCGTACTCGATTTTTCTTTGGATTATTGATACTATGAAATTACTGAATATTTCAAAGGGGGAATCCTGTGTTACTTGATAAAAAAAGAAAGCTGGGCAAACAGCTTGAAGAATTATCAGTCGGGGAGTCGATTCAGCTTACAGAAAAAATTGAGGATAAAGATTTGTTATTATACTTAGGAATAACAAATGATAATAATCCTTTGTACATACAACATGACTATGCTGCTCAAACCACTTATGAAAAACCAGTTGTACCAACTATTATGTTGATAGGAATTGTGACATCAGCTATTTCAAAATATTTACCTGGTGCAGGTTCATATATACGTGAACAAACATTCCAATTTCCTAAGCCTTTATACCATTATGAAACCATTCAAATACAACTAATTGTTGAGCAAATAAATTTAGTTGATCGTGAAATTATCATAAAGGTAGAAGGTACAAATGATAAGGAAGAGATTGTGCTAGTGGGAACTGTTGTAGCAATCCCACCAATTCATCCAAAATAAATTTCAACTTAAAGCAAGTAGATTTGAGATGGGGGTTTCAAATCAGCTGCGGAGGCATAAAAATGACAAACAAAATATTAGTAGTAGAAGATGAAATATCGATTGCAACCTTATTACAATATAATCTAAAACAAGCTGGCTATGAAGTTGTTACAGCAAACGATGGACGTGCCGGTTTAGATCAAGCTATTTCTGAAAAACCGGATTTAATCTTGTTAGATTTAATGTTACCGAAATTGGATGGCATGGAAGTTTGTAAAGAATTACGTATGAAGAAAATCAACACGCCTATAATTATGCTTACAGCAAAAGATGATGAATTTGATAAAGTGCTAGGACTTGAATTAGGTGCAGATGATTATATGACAAAACCATTTAGTCCAAGAGAAGTAATGGCACGTGTAAAAGCAGTATTGAGACGTTCAAAAGTTATCGATCAACCTCAGGATGAAAATGAACAAGCTATGGGTGAAAAATCATATCATATAGGCCATCTAAACGTTTATCCTGATCGTTTTGAAGCGTTCTTGGATGACCGATTACTAGAATTTACACCTAAAGAGTTTGAATTACTGTTGTATCTTTTAGAAAATAAAAATCGGGTGTTAACACGCGATCAATTATTAAGTGCTGTGTGGCATTATGACTTTGCGGGTGATACGCGTATAGTAGATGTGCATATTAGTCATTTGCGTGATCAAATTGAAGAGAATAGCCGAAAACCAAAATTTATTAAAACAATTCGAGGATTAGGCTACAAATTTGAGGAGCCAAAAAATTGATACAGTCATTACGTTTACGTTTATTGTTTGCTTTTGGATTGTTATATATCATCACTTTAGCTGGCCTCGGCTTTACATTAGGTCAGCTATTTCCACTTCTAGTGAAAGACTCAATCAGAACAAATGTTATCAAATCAAGAGAAAATGTCACACATGCTATAGAAAAAGGACAAATAGATTTAACAAACTCACAAAAAAATTCAATCCTTGATGCGATTACTTATCATACAAAGATTCAAGATATATCGGATATTCGCCTACAGCTATGGATCTTACTGGCTATAATTTTTGTGATTACTTTTATTATCTTAATAGTAATCACATATCGACTTATCAAAAACCTATCTCAGCCGATTGATAATGTTATGATGACTGCTCATGAACTTTCAAAAGGAAATTATCTT
This window of the Rummeliibacillus pycnus genome carries:
- the pyk gene encoding pyruvate kinase — its product is MRKTKIVCTIGPASESQETLVALIEAGMNVARLNFSHGSHEEHAVRIKAIREAAKKTGKVVAILLDTKGPEIRTHNMEDGAIELVTGQNIDISMTEVLGNKEVFSITYERLIEDVEVGSVILLDDGLVELHVTGIDQEAGLIHTRVENAGVLKNKKGVNVPGVSVQLPGITEKDAQDILFGIEQKVDFIAASFVRRSSDVMEIRELLEQNGGNHIHIIPKIENQEGVDNIDEIIQVSDGLMVARGDLGVEIPAEEVPIVQKNLIHKCNRAGKPVITATQMLDSMQRNPRPTRAEASDVANAILDGTDAIMLSGETAAGLYPVESVKTMDKIANRIEKTLDHKRIVNERSKEKGSNMTEAISQAVVHTSLNLQVSAILAPTESGNTAKMIAKYRPGVPIIAMTSSDEVCRNLALVWGVIPIVAPQVTSTDEVLEQVVQQSLDKGYVKHGNLVVITAGVPVGQAGTTNLMKLHVIGDMLTKGQGIGKSTAIGKALVVRNAAEALAEDTKDRIIVTIGSDREMMPAISNCAGLITEEGGLTSHAAVVGLSLGIPVIVGVKDATKLIKNNQEVSMDAVSGVIYYGASRIL
- the icd gene encoding NADP-dependent isocitrate dehydrogenase translates to MSNEKIVVENGVLNVPNNPVIPFIEGDGIGPDIWAAASRVIDAAVEKAYNGEKKIQWLEVLAGQKAFDKTGEWLPQETLDKINEYLIAIKGPLTTPIGGGIRSLNVALRQQLDLYVCLRPVRHFEGVPSPVKRPDDIDMVIFRENTEDIYAGIEYKEGSDEVKKVLNFLQNEMGVNKIRFPETSGIGIKPVSKEGTERLVRAAINYAIKEGRKSVTLVHKGNIMKFTEGAFKAWGYAVAENEFADKTFTWNQYDAIKAEQGQEAADKAQAEALAAGKILVKDSIADIFLQQILTRPKEFDVVATMNLNGDYISDALAAQVGGIGIAPGANINYVTGHAIFEATHGTAPKYTGLDKVNPSSVLLSGVLMLEHLGWKEAADMITASVEKTIASKVVTYDFARLMDGATEVKCSEFANELIKNL
- a CDS encoding MaoC/PaaZ C-terminal domain-containing protein, with the translated sequence MLLDKKRKLGKQLEELSVGESIQLTEKIEDKDLLLYLGITNDNNPLYIQHDYAAQTTYEKPVVPTIMLIGIVTSAISKYLPGAGSYIREQTFQFPKPLYHYETIQIQLIVEQINLVDREIIIKVEGTNDKEEIVLVGTVVAIPPIHPK
- the mdh gene encoding malate dehydrogenase codes for the protein MVSNRKKISVIGAGFTGATSAFLIAQKELGDVVLVDIPQAEKPTIGKALDMAEAAPVQGFDCHIIGTSNYEDTKDSDVIIITAGVARKPGMSRDDLVQINQNIMKTVTGEVVKYSPNATIIVLTNPVDAMTYTVYKESEFPKNRVIGQSGVLDTARFRTFVAEELNISVKDVTGFVLGGHGDTMVPLTRYSYAGGIPLETLISKKRLDEIVARTRTGGGEIVNLLGNGSAYYAPAASLVEMAEAILKDQRRVLPSIAYLEGEYGYNSIYLGVPTILGGNGIEQIIELDLTAEEKAALDQSAEAVKNVMSLLA
- a CDS encoding response regulator transcription factor; the encoded protein is MTNKILVVEDEISIATLLQYNLKQAGYEVVTANDGRAGLDQAISEKPDLILLDLMLPKLDGMEVCKELRMKKINTPIIMLTAKDDEFDKVLGLELGADDYMTKPFSPREVMARVKAVLRRSKVIDQPQDENEQAMGEKSYHIGHLNVYPDRFEAFLDDRLLEFTPKEFELLLYLLENKNRVLTRDQLLSAVWHYDFAGDTRIVDVHISHLRDQIEENSRKPKFIKTIRGLGYKFEEPKN
- the citZ gene encoding citrate synthase yields the protein MATTKGLEGVVAAETKISSIIDDTLTYVGYNIDDLAENASFEEVVYLLWHTRLPKADELAELKQQLADNMAVPQAVLDHFKTYDLKSVHPMAALRTVVSLLALYDEDAEDMSDEANYRKAIKLQARMATVVTAFGRMRAGKEPVAPKKDLSYAANFLYMLTGKEPEPIEEEAFNKALVLHADHELNASTFTARVCVATLSDMYSGVTAAIGALKGPLHGGANEQVMKMLSEIGSIDNVESYIQNKLDNKQKIMGFGHRVYRKGDPRAKHLRLMSEKLTKLKGKPELYEMSVKIHDMIQEQKHLPANVDFFSASVYDSLGIDHDLFTPVFAVSRVSGWVAHILEQYANNRLIRPRAEYVGPGMQKYVPVEER
- a CDS encoding AI-2E family transporter, whose protein sequence is MVNKEAGDHIFKISDKNIINNIKLWSFILFLVLFAWLILPVTLAIVLAYFLSPLLQLFHKRVKLPSFLSALLTEILIVVGLAVGLLFLASVLIDTLPVLKENLSEASSFIHIPSAIVTQIREQLFNLFDIMLSKIFQSIQDIMQNLVEVTIFIVAFYFALYETSRNKYWFFTYIPARFRKSFQSIFEEATTIFSYFISVEVRLLMITLALLSIGFFILGFSQPVGKALLISICDFLPFLGIGIFLIPISIIFITIGKVALGIQLLILYVVIQLTRQFAESMMWASTMQIRSVHAFILSAISLLLFGVAGIIISPFILLIAVKLKRHPIFASK
- a CDS encoding FxsA family protein — its product is MRKFLMFLILVPIIEICVVLLSGKLIGAFPTLLLIVVTGMLGVYLAKTKGIKAFQQLKIAIERGQAPGDAIIDGVLTFVGSVLLVLPGFISDILGILLVMPATRKLFKPMIYYWLRKKMKKGQIILMQK